From a single Methanofollis sp. W23 genomic region:
- a CDS encoding ATPase, T2SS/T4P/T4SS family — protein MHLPFIGRRPDTPPVPAKYDPETEPPLVADLVPDGYELIDRYWVEAGRALVCILRDTHTGQPEYHLLEPPLTPLEHELLERLHEDLRDVLVLSDDDLGGDRRQVLMTRADALLQEYGLDPGLDARRRIEYYLMRTFLGWSRIDGLMKDEEIEDISCDGTGVPLFLYHRRYRNIRTNLLFSEHELDSLAIALAQRSGKHVSIGSPVVDATLPDGSRLQLTFGRDVSTRGTSFTIRKFRPAPFTPVELLRLGTFSAEELAYFWLAIEHNKSLLFIGGTASGKTSSLNAVSHFIPPRAKVVSIEDTREITLHHENWVASVTRDTLSGDGGEAISMFDLLKAAMRQRPEYLLVGEVRGREAQTLFQAMNTGHTTFSTLHAGSIDAAIHRLENAPLSVPRSTIQALDIASLQALIHQGTERVRRCQEIVEIAAVDPGTGNLQVNTVFEYDPVRDQMHYTGRSLVYARIRESRGWTRDHLDEEVRVRVRVLEAMEAAGITDSGAVSQVFDAFATCREGVLENLEAGNLSGLLR, from the coding sequence ATGCATCTCCCCTTCATAGGGCGGCGGCCAGATACGCCCCCTGTCCCTGCCAAATACGACCCCGAGACCGAGCCTCCCCTGGTCGCCGACCTCGTGCCTGACGGCTACGAACTCATCGACCGCTACTGGGTGGAAGCAGGACGGGCACTCGTCTGCATCCTCAGGGACACCCACACCGGGCAGCCAGAATACCATCTCCTCGAACCCCCCCTCACCCCCCTTGAACACGAACTCCTCGAACGCCTCCACGAAGACCTGCGCGACGTCCTGGTCCTCTCTGACGACGATCTCGGAGGAGACCGCCGGCAGGTCCTGATGACCAGGGCCGACGCCCTCCTGCAGGAGTACGGGCTTGACCCTGGCCTTGATGCCCGGCGGCGGATCGAGTACTATCTCATGCGCACCTTCCTTGGCTGGTCCAGGATCGACGGGCTGATGAAAGACGAAGAGATCGAGGACATCTCCTGTGACGGCACCGGGGTGCCCCTCTTCCTCTATCACCGCCGGTATCGGAACATCAGGACCAACCTTCTCTTTTCAGAACATGAACTCGACTCTCTTGCCATTGCGCTCGCCCAGCGTTCCGGCAAACACGTCTCGATCGGTTCGCCGGTGGTGGACGCCACTCTCCCTGACGGCTCCAGGCTGCAGCTCACCTTCGGGCGCGACGTCTCGACACGAGGCACCTCGTTTACGATCCGGAAGTTCAGGCCCGCACCCTTCACGCCAGTCGAACTCCTCAGGCTCGGCACCTTTTCGGCCGAAGAACTCGCCTATTTCTGGCTGGCGATCGAGCACAACAAGAGCCTCCTCTTCATCGGGGGGACGGCGTCAGGCAAGACCTCCTCCCTCAACGCCGTCTCCCATTTCATCCCGCCGCGTGCCAAAGTCGTCTCCATCGAGGACACAAGAGAGATCACCCTCCATCACGAGAACTGGGTGGCCTCGGTGACCAGGGACACACTCTCAGGCGACGGAGGAGAGGCGATCTCGATGTTCGACCTCCTGAAAGCGGCGATGCGTCAGCGCCCCGAATATCTCCTGGTCGGCGAGGTGCGGGGCCGGGAGGCCCAGACCCTCTTCCAGGCGATGAACACCGGGCACACCACCTTCTCGACGCTCCATGCGGGCTCGATCGACGCCGCCATCCACCGGCTTGAGAACGCCCCCCTCTCGGTCCCGAGAAGCACCATCCAGGCCCTCGACATCGCGAGTCTCCAGGCACTCATCCATCAGGGGACCGAGCGGGTGCGGCGCTGCCAGGAGATCGTGGAGATCGCCGCGGTCGACCCTGGCACCGGCAACCTCCAGGTGAACACGGTCTTCGAGTACGATCCTGTCCGCGACCAGATGCACTATACCGGGCGGTCGCTGGTCTATGCCAGGATCAGGGAGAGCCGCGGTTGGACCCGCGACCACCTTGACGAGGAGGTCAGGGTGCGTGTCAGGGTGCTCGAGGCGATGGAGGCCGCGGGGATCACCGACTCCGGGGCGGTCTCGCAGGTCTTTGACGCCTTTGCGACCTGCCGCGAGGGGGTGCTCGAGAACCTTGAGGCCGGGAACCTCTCGGGGCTGCTCAGATGA
- a CDS encoding RAD55 family ATPase, with translation MWRRTDLKIPTGIPSLDPVLEGGVPSGSMVLLLGDIGSGMADFLRTSAISLAKEKTDHRDGDETGFTGEVVYITVTRVKDDILGEVALSVSPEVYPIIEEGVRFEDLSEIYFDSSIVPIEWYSDDADLLARMHQRSRRDDILPSLAALLSETAPQSVIIVDSLTELATMADTPDHWRAFTGFLHGLQRVAKRWGSVIYLPLAHGVLARPHELEVMDSADAVILFQWEELQGMRRQRTMYVQKFRGVMPHLEERDLVKFAVRITPGNGFEVSNIRVVV, from the coding sequence ATGTGGAGACGAACAGACCTCAAGATCCCCACCGGCATCCCCTCCCTCGACCCGGTGCTGGAAGGCGGGGTTCCGTCTGGTTCGATGGTCCTTCTTCTTGGCGATATCGGATCAGGGATGGCCGATTTTCTCAGGACATCTGCAATTTCTCTTGCAAAAGAGAAGACAGACCACAGGGACGGGGATGAAACAGGGTTCACCGGCGAGGTGGTGTACATCACGGTCACCAGAGTCAAGGACGATATCCTTGGAGAGGTGGCCCTCTCGGTGAGCCCTGAGGTCTATCCCATCATCGAGGAGGGGGTGCGGTTCGAAGACCTCTCTGAGATCTATTTCGACTCCAGCATCGTCCCGATCGAGTGGTATTCGGACGACGCCGACCTCCTGGCCAGGATGCACCAGCGCTCCCGGCGCGACGATATCCTCCCCAGTCTTGCGGCCCTCCTCTCCGAGACCGCACCACAGAGCGTGATCATCGTCGACTCCCTCACCGAACTGGCCACCATGGCCGACACCCCGGACCACTGGCGGGCGTTCACCGGGTTCCTCCACGGGCTCCAGCGGGTCGCAAAGCGGTGGGGTTCGGTCATCTACCTGCCCCTGGCGCATGGCGTGCTCGCAAGGCCGCACGAACTCGAGGTGATGGACTCGGCAGACGCTGTCATCCTCTTCCAGTGGGAGGAGTTGCAGGGGATGCGGAGGCAGAGGACCATGTATGTCCAGAAGTTCAGGGGCGTGATGCCGCACCTGGAGGAGCGCGACCTGGTCAAGTTTGCCGTGCGGATCACCCCTGGAAACGGGTTCGAGGTCTCCAATATCAGGGTGGTCGTATGA
- a CDS encoding KaiC domain-containing protein encodes MNGGPPRVRFGIGGLDRMLCGGLLKKSICTIIGTYGTGKTTFSLYFTHEGLKNGEKVIFISLDEREEMLYQDMAQKGWDVETVRNTSLFVIKLDPTDFTLSINHLKNELPQLIQKVGASRVVIDPISLFEGLFSDEAARRKELFRFIEIMRDEECTLILTSETKENSSYASKYALVEYMADTVILLRYVRPTKLAEVHPAVEVAKMRGSDHSRGIKPYELLKDQVQVYFEANVF; translated from the coding sequence ATGAACGGAGGGCCCCCGCGGGTGCGGTTCGGGATCGGCGGGCTTGACCGGATGCTCTGCGGCGGCCTGCTCAAAAAAAGTATCTGCACGATCATCGGCACCTACGGTACCGGAAAAACGACATTTTCCCTCTATTTTACCCATGAAGGTCTGAAAAACGGCGAGAAGGTCATCTTCATCTCCCTGGACGAGCGCGAGGAGATGCTCTACCAGGACATGGCGCAGAAAGGCTGGGATGTCGAGACGGTCAGGAACACCTCGCTCTTTGTGATCAAACTCGACCCCACCGATTTCACGCTCTCGATCAACCATCTCAAGAACGAACTCCCGCAGTTGATCCAGAAGGTCGGTGCCAGCAGGGTGGTCATCGATCCCATCTCCCTTTTCGAGGGGCTTTTTTCCGACGAAGCGGCACGGAGAAAGGAACTCTTCAGGTTCATCGAGATCATGCGGGACGAGGAGTGCACCCTCATCCTCACTTCAGAGACAAAAGAGAACAGTTCTTACGCAAGCAAATACGCCCTTGTCGAGTACATGGCCGACACCGTCATCCTCCTCAGATATGTCAGGCCCACCAAACTTGCCGAGGTCCACCCGGCCGTCGAGGTTGCAAAGATGCGGGGATCTGATCATTCCAGGGGCATCAAGCCGTACGAACTCCTCAAAGACCAGGTACAGGTCTACTTTGAGGCAAATGTCTTCTGA
- a CDS encoding pro-sigmaK processing inhibitor BofA family protein codes for MIETIILIVLMIVVAAVLYYLVKEGMKLVINAAAGLVILYLINFFDLMSYIGGTAIPINWASVIICALGGVVGVVLLVILDLVGITV; via the coding sequence ATGATCGAGACAATCATATTGATCGTCCTGATGATCGTGGTCGCCGCAGTCCTCTACTACCTCGTCAAGGAGGGGATGAAACTGGTGATCAACGCCGCAGCAGGACTTGTGATCCTCTATCTCATCAACTTCTTCGACCTGATGAGTTATATCGGCGGCACCGCCATCCCGATCAACTGGGCCTCGGTGATCATCTGCGCCCTTGGCGGGGTGGTCGGGGTGGTCCTCCTGGTCATCCTCGACCTGGTCGGGATCACCGTCTGA
- a CDS encoding TldD/PmbA family protein: MALIEEILKYGRTRAEEVEVYVAEGESVSTDLKKKQVENAGGSEAFGIGIRVIDHGRIGVSATSSRDEWRRCVDAALASANLAHPQEWKGLPAPAALPDAPAIFDPSLSLDPAWCRKILEEMLDGVEEHDAAVTGGGASVSRGKVVIANTAGVRYEQARTSAGCSLECIHGQSTGYEFDASCFAGEIDPVRVGREAAFFAEQSGGGEEIETGDYDLVLSPVAFAQLLGYVLEPALSGRNVHAGRSWLAGKLGEVCIGEEISVHDNPLDRGLSSTQFDAEGMPARKLTFFDHGELQQYAYDLRTAYRYGAESTGSAVRGGAGGAPAIGVHTLVVDGPRDSVDDERAVYVHDVVGAHTANPLTGDFSVELSNPFIVEGGEYVAPVKGAMYAGNVFALLGEVAALGREERSVGGAVLPAVRLSGQHLIGR, translated from the coding sequence ATGGCACTGATTGAAGAGATCCTGAAGTACGGGCGTACGCGGGCAGAAGAGGTGGAGGTCTATGTCGCAGAGGGCGAGTCGGTCTCCACCGATCTGAAGAAGAAGCAGGTAGAAAATGCCGGCGGGTCTGAGGCGTTCGGGATCGGGATCCGGGTCATCGATCATGGCCGGATCGGGGTCTCGGCGACGAGCAGCAGGGATGAGTGGCGCCGCTGTGTCGACGCCGCTCTGGCGAGTGCGAACCTTGCCCACCCGCAGGAATGGAAGGGCCTTCCTGCACCGGCGGCCCTGCCCGACGCCCCGGCGATCTTCGACCCCTCGCTCTCGCTTGACCCGGCATGGTGCCGGAAGATCCTTGAAGAGATGCTTGACGGCGTGGAAGAGCATGACGCGGCGGTGACCGGGGGCGGGGCCTCGGTCAGCCGCGGCAAGGTCGTGATCGCCAACACCGCGGGGGTGCGCTACGAGCAGGCGCGGACCAGCGCAGGGTGTTCGCTGGAATGTATCCACGGGCAGTCGACCGGCTACGAGTTCGACGCCTCCTGTTTTGCCGGCGAGATCGACCCGGTCCGTGTCGGCAGGGAGGCGGCCTTCTTTGCCGAGCAGAGCGGCGGCGGCGAGGAGATCGAGACCGGCGACTATGATCTGGTCCTCTCCCCGGTCGCCTTCGCCCAGCTCCTGGGCTATGTCCTGGAACCGGCTCTCTCTGGACGGAATGTCCATGCCGGGCGGTCCTGGCTTGCCGGGAAACTCGGCGAGGTCTGTATCGGCGAGGAGATCTCGGTCCACGACAATCCTCTTGACCGCGGGCTTTCGAGCACGCAGTTCGATGCCGAGGGGATGCCTGCCAGGAAACTCACCTTCTTCGATCACGGCGAGTTGCAGCAGTATGCCTACGACCTCAGGACCGCCTACCGCTATGGGGCCGAGAGCACGGGTTCGGCGGTCCGCGGGGGTGCGGGCGGGGCGCCTGCCATCGGGGTCCATACTCTGGTCGTCGACGGTCCCAGGGACAGTGTCGATGACGAGCGTGCGGTCTATGTCCACGACGTCGTCGGGGCGCATACCGCCAACCCGCTTACCGGCGACTTCTCGGTCGAACTCTCCAACCCCTTCATCGTGGAGGGCGGGGAGTATGTCGCCCCGGTGAAAGGGGCGATGTATGCCGGAAACGTCTTCGCCCTCCTTGGCGAGGTCGCTGCCCTCGGCAGAGAGGAGCGCTCGGTCGGCGGCGCCGTCCTGCCGGCGGTAAGGTTAAGTGGCCAGCATCTAATTGGTAGATGA
- a CDS encoding TldD/PmbA family protein, which yields MEQVRYYDVRHVHGSSTHVDIDNGVVESAGTSFFDHAVVRVLGPKGWGVLTLDNFDPEAPLEPLLEKGVRLAMLTGEEVDLAPAPREVRAVPGVVEDPREISLEEKTGALAAIEAAAHRPGVVNTRARYAELIEGVRFFDSSGTECVYEVPRCGFSVTAVAARNGEMQMGRESEYTILGFNLRHRQEMGAKAADTASALLDAKAAKGGRMRAVLDPELAGVFAHEAIGHASEGDLVQEGSSVLAGRTGERIGAAGLTIVDDPTLPEFGFEPVDAEGVAVGRTELIKDGRVNAFMHSRQTLAAVGNGVAGHARASAGDLPLVRMSNTFIEEGDASYDEVVAECQDGILLKGSRGGQVDPGRGVFQFNAEYGYLIEGGELGAMVRDVSLSGEILGTLHAIALIGNDRTMSQGYCGKGGQSVPVSDGSPHVFLENAMVGGNGTD from the coding sequence ATGGAACAGGTCCGGTACTATGATGTCCGCCACGTCCACGGTTCCTCCACCCATGTGGACATCGATAACGGGGTCGTGGAATCGGCGGGGACCAGTTTTTTCGACCATGCAGTGGTCAGGGTGCTCGGCCCGAAGGGCTGGGGCGTCCTGACCCTGGACAATTTTGACCCTGAGGCCCCGCTCGAACCCCTCCTTGAGAAGGGGGTGCGTCTCGCCATGCTCACCGGTGAGGAGGTCGACCTTGCCCCGGCGCCCCGCGAGGTGCGTGCCGTGCCGGGCGTCGTCGAGGACCCGCGGGAGATCTCCCTTGAGGAGAAGACCGGGGCCCTTGCCGCGATCGAGGCCGCCGCTCACCGGCCAGGGGTCGTGAACACCCGCGCCCGGTATGCCGAGTTGATCGAGGGAGTGCGGTTCTTCGACTCGTCAGGGACCGAGTGTGTCTACGAAGTCCCGCGTTGCGGGTTCTCGGTGACGGCGGTCGCCGCCAGGAACGGCGAGATGCAGATGGGGCGCGAGAGCGAGTATACGATCCTTGGGTTCAACCTCCGCCACCGCCAGGAGATGGGGGCGAAGGCGGCAGATACCGCCTCTGCCCTCCTCGACGCGAAGGCGGCGAAGGGCGGGAGGATGCGGGCGGTCCTCGACCCAGAACTTGCCGGGGTCTTTGCTCACGAGGCGATCGGGCATGCAAGCGAGGGCGACCTGGTCCAGGAGGGCTCCTCGGTGCTGGCCGGGCGGACCGGCGAGCGTATCGGCGCCGCAGGTCTCACCATCGTCGACGACCCCACGCTCCCTGAGTTCGGGTTCGAACCGGTGGACGCCGAAGGGGTGGCCGTCGGACGGACCGAACTGATCAAGGACGGGCGGGTGAATGCCTTCATGCACTCGCGCCAGACCCTGGCGGCGGTCGGCAACGGCGTCGCCGGGCATGCACGGGCCAGTGCCGGCGACCTGCCCCTGGTGCGGATGAGCAACACGTTCATCGAGGAGGGGGACGCCTCGTACGACGAGGTCGTCGCCGAGTGTCAGGACGGGATCCTCCTCAAGGGTTCCCGTGGCGGGCAGGTCGATCCTGGCCGCGGGGTCTTTCAGTTCAATGCCGAGTACGGCTACCTGATCGAGGGCGGCGAACTCGGGGCGATGGTACGGGACGTCTCGCTCTCAGGCGAGATCCTGGGCACGCTCCATGCGATTGCCCTCATCGGCAACGACCGCACGATGAGCCAGGGTTACTGCGGTAAGGGCGGGCAGAGCGTCCCGGTCAGCGACGGTTCGCCTCATGTCTTCCTTGAAAACGCGATGGTGGGTGGCAATGGCACTGATTGA